The Proteiniborus ethanoligenes genome has a segment encoding these proteins:
- a CDS encoding type I restriction endonuclease subunit R, translating into MNFTEDYLEKAAIEILHGLGYEHVFAPDISCDGEYPERKDYREVILEGRVKDALFRINRDLPEEALEDAYRQIITFNSPMLEENNRAFHKLLVEGIEVSYQEKGHIRTKRAYVIDFHNPENNQFLVANQFTIIEKEERRPDLILFVNGIPLVVIELKSASDENVGIEQAYNQIQTYKKDIPSLFNYNGFCILSDGINAKAGTITSKEERFMNWRSVDGENIEPFSKPQYEVLFGGMLAKDRLLDIIQNFILFHESKEEEIDTYGNKIGHRKTIIKILAAYHQYFAVKKAIEKTKEATSEDGDRKIGVIWHTQGSGKSLSMVFYTAGLVKELNNPTIVVITDRNDLDDQLFETFSKSQDILRQTPKQADVRKLTELQKSQQLSSNSKEINGLYDLLNDRESGGIIFTTIQKFTPEDGDMPVLTDRKNVIIIADEAHRSQYGLEPKTDIKTGEVKYGYAKYLRDALPNASFIGFTGTPIDLEDRSTTAVFGHYIDTYDMTRAVEDEATVRIYYENRIIKLDTDEEEIIKIDDEFEEVTEGQEELEREKSKAKWSRLEAVVGSPNRIKKLAEDIVNHYEEKSKTIDGKAMIVCMSRRICVDLYDEIVNLRPDWHSDDLDKGKIKVVMTGSAADNERLQKHVGGKQRRETLAKRMKDNNDELKIVIVRDMWLTGFDVPSMHTMYIDKPMKGHNLMQAIARVNRVFRDKSGGVIVDYIGIFESLKRALKQYTDSDKKNTGIDTSVAVSIMLEKLEILQDMMHGYDYSKYMGDSQVERIRAITGGMDFILGKPEKEQKEFKNIAIELAKAHSLCAATEVGKEKALEVSYFKAVKASLSKLQEKGLPKKSKREIEARINQMLERSIISEEVIDVFDAMGLKRPDVSILSEEFLEEVRGMKHKNLAVEMLKKLLEGNIKSMEKRNLVKSEKFSEKLKKALNKYRNQAITNAEVIEELIRMAHEITKSNEEEKELGLNEDEIAFYYALTADEVVKKIMDDETLKKIAQELTVAIRNNITIDWSIRRSAQAGMRRIIKRLLAKYDYPPEEAKNALKVVMRQAEKMCGNIYMEESQYDKVAEENQDYLMR; encoded by the coding sequence TTGAATTTTACTGAAGATTATTTAGAGAAAGCTGCTATAGAGATATTACACGGACTAGGATATGAACATGTATTTGCACCAGACATATCCTGTGATGGAGAATATCCAGAGAGAAAAGATTATCGTGAAGTTATCTTAGAAGGAAGAGTAAAAGATGCGTTGTTTAGAATCAATAGAGATCTACCAGAAGAAGCATTAGAAGATGCATACAGACAAATAATAACCTTTAATAGTCCAATGCTAGAAGAAAACAACAGAGCATTTCACAAGCTTCTAGTAGAAGGTATAGAGGTATCCTATCAGGAAAAAGGACATATTAGAACAAAAAGAGCCTATGTCATAGATTTTCACAATCCAGAAAACAATCAATTTTTAGTAGCTAATCAATTCACCATAATAGAAAAGGAAGAAAGAAGACCAGACCTTATACTATTTGTCAATGGTATTCCATTAGTAGTCATAGAACTAAAATCGGCCAGCGATGAAAATGTAGGTATAGAACAGGCATACAATCAAATACAAACATATAAAAAAGATATTCCTTCACTATTCAATTACAATGGTTTCTGTATATTATCTGATGGAATCAATGCAAAAGCAGGTACCATAACTTCAAAGGAAGAAAGATTTATGAATTGGAGAAGCGTTGACGGAGAGAATATTGAGCCATTTTCAAAACCACAGTATGAAGTTTTATTTGGCGGTATGTTAGCAAAAGACAGACTATTAGATATAATCCAAAACTTTATATTATTTCACGAATCAAAGGAAGAAGAAATAGATACATATGGAAACAAAATAGGGCATAGAAAAACTATAATCAAAATACTCGCTGCATATCATCAGTATTTTGCTGTAAAAAAAGCCATAGAAAAAACAAAAGAAGCCACCAGCGAAGATGGAGATAGAAAAATAGGAGTTATATGGCATACTCAAGGCTCAGGAAAGAGTCTTTCAATGGTATTTTATACAGCAGGTCTAGTAAAAGAACTAAATAATCCAACCATAGTAGTAATTACAGATAGAAATGATTTAGATGACCAACTATTTGAAACTTTCTCCAAATCCCAAGATATATTAAGACAAACACCAAAGCAAGCAGACGTGAGAAAGCTTACAGAACTTCAAAAATCCCAACAGCTAAGCAGCAATTCAAAAGAAATAAACGGACTATATGATTTATTAAATGACAGAGAATCAGGTGGGATCATATTTACTACTATTCAAAAATTCACACCAGAAGATGGAGATATGCCAGTTTTAACAGATAGAAAAAATGTGATTATTATAGCAGATGAAGCACATAGGTCCCAATATGGACTAGAACCTAAAACAGATATAAAGACTGGAGAAGTAAAATATGGCTATGCTAAATATTTAAGAGACGCACTACCTAATGCTTCATTTATAGGATTTACAGGAACACCTATAGACTTAGAAGATCGTTCTACAACAGCAGTATTTGGACACTATATAGATACATATGATATGACAAGAGCAGTTGAAGATGAAGCAACAGTAAGGATTTACTATGAGAACAGAATCATAAAACTTGATACAGACGAAGAGGAAATAATAAAAATAGATGATGAATTCGAAGAGGTTACAGAAGGGCAAGAAGAGCTTGAAAGAGAAAAAAGCAAAGCTAAATGGTCAAGACTAGAAGCAGTAGTTGGCTCACCTAACAGAATCAAAAAACTAGCAGAAGATATAGTAAATCATTATGAAGAAAAATCAAAAACCATAGATGGTAAAGCAATGATTGTATGCATGAGTAGAAGAATATGCGTAGACCTCTATGATGAAATAGTAAATCTAAGACCAGATTGGCATAGTGACGACTTAGATAAAGGTAAAATCAAAGTCGTAATGACTGGCTCGGCAGCAGATAATGAAAGACTACAAAAACATGTAGGCGGCAAGCAAAGAAGAGAAACATTAGCCAAGAGAATGAAGGACAATAATGACGAGCTGAAAATAGTAATAGTTCGCGACATGTGGCTAACAGGCTTTGATGTACCTTCCATGCATACCATGTATATAGACAAGCCAATGAAAGGTCATAATCTAATGCAAGCAATAGCAAGAGTAAATAGAGTATTTAGAGACAAATCAGGTGGAGTAATAGTAGATTATATAGGTATTTTTGAAAGCCTAAAAAGAGCCTTAAAACAATATACAGATTCAGATAAGAAAAATACAGGAATAGACACATCAGTAGCTGTATCTATAATGCTAGAAAAGCTAGAGATACTTCAAGATATGATGCATGGCTATGATTATTCAAAATACATGGGAGACTCACAAGTTGAAAGAATAAGAGCCATTACAGGTGGAATGGATTTTATCCTTGGTAAACCAGAAAAAGAACAGAAAGAATTTAAAAATATAGCCATAGAACTGGCAAAAGCTCATTCCTTATGTGCAGCCACAGAAGTAGGAAAAGAAAAAGCATTAGAAGTAAGCTATTTTAAAGCAGTAAAGGCAAGCTTATCAAAGCTTCAGGAAAAAGGATTGCCCAAAAAATCAAAAAGAGAAATTGAAGCAAGGATTAATCAAATGTTAGAACGCTCCATTATATCAGAAGAGGTAATAGATGTATTCGATGCCATGGGACTAAAAAGACCAGATGTATCTATATTATCAGAGGAGTTCTTAGAAGAAGTCAGAGGAATGAAGCATAAAAACCTAGCAGTAGAAATGCTTAAAAAACTCTTAGAAGGTAATATAAAATCAATGGAAAAGAGAAACTTAGTAAAATCTGAAAAGTTTTCAGAAAAACTAAAAAAAGCTCTAAATAAATACCGTAACCAAGCAATAACCAATGCAGAAGTAATAGAAGAACTAATCAGAATGGCTCATGAAATAACAAAATCAAACGAAGAAGAAAAGGAATTAGGACTTAATGAAGATGAAATAGCATTTTACTATGCACTAACAGCAGACGAAGTAGTTAAAAAAATCATGGATGACGAAACCTTAAAGAAAATAGCCCAAGAACTAACTGTAGCCATTAGAAACAACATTACCATAGACTGGAGCATAAGAAGAAGTGCCCAAGCAGGTATGAGAAGGATCATAAAAAGACTTCTAGCCAAATACGACTATCCACCAGAAGAAGCAAAAAACGCCCTAAAAGTCGTAATGAGACAAGCAGAAAAAATGTGCGGAAATATATATATGGAAGAAAGTCAGTATGATAAAGTGGCAGAGGAGAATCAGGATTATTTGATGAGGTAG